Below is a genomic region from Streptomyces ferrugineus.
AGCGGGGGCAGGAAGTGCGCGGCCTCGGGGATGTCGTCGTACCCCACGACGCTGATGTCGCCGGGGACGGAGCGGCCCGCCTCGTGCAGGGCGTGCAGCAGGCCGAGGGCCATCTGGTCGTTGGAGGCGAACACGGCCGTGACGTCCGGGCGCCGGGCCAGGCGCCGGCCCAGCTCGTAGCCGGAGTCGGCGCTCCAGTCGCCGGTCAGCGGGGCCGGCACCGCGGCGCCCGCCGCCTCCAGACTGGCCTGCCAGCTCCCCATCCGGTGATCGGCCGAGGTCCAGCCGGTCGGGCCGGCGATGTGCCACACCGTACGGTGGCCCAGGCCCAGCAGATGTTCGACGGCCTTGCGGGCCCCGGTCCGGGAGTCGCCGGTGACCTGCTGGGTGTCGGCGTCGAGGCCGTTCTCCAGCACGACCAGCGGGGTGTCCAGGCGGGTGTCCGCCAGGGTCTTGCCCACCCACAGCTGCGGGGCGATGGCGATCACCCCGTCCGCCCCCTCGGCGGACAGCCGGTTCACCGCCTCGACCACCGTGTCGGGCTCGGCCGTGTCCAGCGCGATCGAGCTGAGCAGGTAACCGGCGTCCTGCGCCGCGGTGTTGATCGCGGTGAGGATGGCGGCGGGCCCGTAGCGGGCGGCGTCGAAGGAGATCACACCGACCATCCGGGTCCGTCCGCTGGCCAGTGACCTGGCACTGCGGCTCGGCCGGTAGCCCAGCGTCCGCATGGCGGCCAGTACCGTCTCGCGGGTCTCGGGCCGCACCGACGGATGGTCGTTGAGGACCCGGGAGACGGTCTGCTTGGAGACTCCGGCCAGCCGGGCCACGTCGTCCATCACGGGGCGCGCGCCCGCGAAGTTCCGTCTGCTGCGCCCTCTCGGAGCGGAGTCGTCGGCGGAGCTTCGGGTCATGATCGCTGTTCCCTCGACATCGTCACGGCGGTGGCGTCCCGCCCCGGCAGAACCCCAGCATAGGCAGGTGGGCGGGGCGCGGCCCCGGACTCAGCTCGCCCCGACGGCCCAGGTACGCCCGCGAACCCACTCGGCACGCGTCACGGCGGCCGTCCGCGCGTCCCGTGGCGCGTGGACCTTGGCATCGGGGTGCAGAGGCAGTACCCGCACAGACAGGGCCGCTCCCGCCGGCAGCCGGCCGATGTCCCAGACCCGCCCCGAGGAGAACTGGTCGGCGACCAGCGTGTCTCCCACGTACGCCCGCCCGACGTCCCCGGTCCAGTGCAGCCGCAGGAGGGTTCCGTCCGGGAGGTCCTCCGGTACGTCGACGCGGTACTCGGCGGCCACCGTGTCGAAGTACTTGTCCGCCGGGACGCTCGCCCGCTCCAGCACACCCGTCGAGGGCTGGGGCGCCGCACCGGCGGGCCGCACGAGGGTCACCGGCGCATCGCAGGCACGGGGGCCGTCCGCCTGGACGGTGTACCGGGTGAACACCCCGTCCGCCGCGCCGGTCAGCGCCTCCCCGTCCACCACCACCGCCTCCGGCGCGGGCAGCACGGCGAACGACGGCCGCACGGCCGTGCTGTGCACCCGCACCCCGTCGCCGTCGAACACCACCCCGTCCGCGCACAGCACCAGCCGCTCGGCGCCCCACGCCGTACCCCGGTAGACGGTGCGGGCCGTCGCCGCGTCCAGCACCAGCAGCCCGACCCGGCCACCGTCGACGGCCTCCACCTCGACCAGCGCGTCGGTGCCGGGCCGCAGCCCGGTCACCAGGATCCGGCCGTCGACGTCGGCGATGTCGCCGGACGGCGCACCGACGGACGCCACCGTGCCCGCGTCCAGGGCGAGTTCGGGCGCGATGCCCTCGGTGGCGGCGAGCACCAGGACGGTACGGCCGTCCAAGCCGACCGTGCACACGGGCTGCGCGGTGGCCCACTCCAACCGCACACCGGCGACGTCGATCCGCAGCGGCCAGCAGAAGTACGCGCCGCAAGGCACGGTCACCGGCGAACTGGGCAGGGTCAACGCCCTTGAGACGCCCGGGAATTCGACGTTGAAGGCGGTGTCGGGGTGGTCGGGCAGCGGCTCGTGCGGCTGGTGGTTGTTGACGAAGAGGAACCCCGAGGTGCCGTCGCCGCGGACGGCCCACCGCAGGGTGTCCCGGTCGTGCTGGCCACGGGGCCGGTCCTCCGGCAGCACGGACTCCATGGGGGCGATCAGGTGCCCGAAGTCGGCCAGCATCAGGTGCTGGAGGCGGAGTTCGTCGTAGGAGGGCCGGTACTGGCCGTACTCGCCGAGCGGCGCCTGGAAGTCGTACGTCAGCACGGGCAGGTCGTTCGGGTAGGCGGTGGCGTGGGACTCCTGGAGGGTGGAGCGCTCGCCGAGCGGGTTGGTGCCGCCGTGGAACATGTAGTAGCCCTGCCACACCGAGCCGCAGCCGATCTTGGTGAGGCCGAGCGCGCCGATGTCCGCGGCGTCCAGGCGCGGTCGCCGGTGGTAGGCGACCGCCATGCCGCCGCCCAGCTCGCAGGTGGCCCAGGGGAATCGGTCCGCGAGGGCGTCCGGGTCGCCGCCCCGGACGGCGGTCGGCCGCAGATCGGCGCCGATGCCCTCGTCGTCGCGCTGGTGGGTGAAGAAGAAGTGCTTGCGGCAGGTGTCCGGCCAGCCGCCGTCGGCCTCGGTCCAGAACGCCTCCGGGTACCCGCCGTACAGCGGAAACAGCTCGTCGCCGGGGAGCTGGACGCCGCCCCACGCGGTCGACGTCCACAGGGGCGCGCTCAGGCCGGCTTCCTGGGCCATCCGCTTCAGCGTCAGCAGATGGCCGGGCTGGTCGTAGAGCTCGTTCTCGATCTGGAGGGCGATGATCGGGCCGCCGTGGGCGCGGTCCAGGCCGCGAAGCTGCTCGGCGACGGCCGCGAACCAGCCGCGCACGGGCTCCAGATACGCCGGGTCGTCGGTGCGGGGTGTGCAGTCGCGGGCGAGCAGCCAGTCGGGCAGCCCGCCGTTCCGTGCCTCGGCGTGGGACCAGGGGCCGATGCGCGGGATGAAGTCCAGTCCGTGCCGGGCGCACAGCTCCGCGAAGCGGCGCAGGTCGAGATCGCCGTCGAAGCGGACGCGGCCCTCGATCTCCTCGTGGTGGATCCAGATGACGTAGCTCGCGACGGCGGTCACCCCGCCCGCCTTCATCT
It encodes:
- a CDS encoding LacI family DNA-binding transcriptional regulator is translated as MTRSSADDSAPRGRSRRNFAGARPVMDDVARLAGVSKQTVSRVLNDHPSVRPETRETVLAAMRTLGYRPSRSARSLASGRTRMVGVISFDAARYGPAAILTAINTAAQDAGYLLSSIALDTAEPDTVVEAVNRLSAEGADGVIAIAPQLWVGKTLADTRLDTPLVVLENGLDADTQQVTGDSRTGARKAVEHLLGLGHRTVWHIAGPTGWTSADHRMGSWQASLEAAGAAVPAPLTGDWSADSGYELGRRLARRPDVTAVFASNDQMALGLLHALHEAGRSVPGDISVVGYDDIPEAAHFLPPLTTVRTDFAEIGTRSLRLLLDRLDGATEPSRADSLVPVDLVLRHSTGPAPGR
- a CDS encoding beta-galactosidase; the encoded protein is MHLLRLPAPTTPPLHGHLPFADAPGVPDPIEVTSRWLTRAGRPWFPVSGEFHYSRYPAAEWEEELLKMKAGGVTAVASYVIWIHHEEIEGRVRFDGDLDLRRFAELCARHGLDFIPRIGPWSHAEARNGGLPDWLLARDCTPRTDDPAYLEPVRGWFAAVAEQLRGLDRAHGGPIIALQIENELYDQPGHLLTLKRMAQEAGLSAPLWTSTAWGGVQLPGDELFPLYGGYPEAFWTEADGGWPDTCRKHFFFTHQRDDEGIGADLRPTAVRGGDPDALADRFPWATCELGGGMAVAYHRRPRLDAADIGALGLTKIGCGSVWQGYYMFHGGTNPLGERSTLQESHATAYPNDLPVLTYDFQAPLGEYGQYRPSYDELRLQHLMLADFGHLIAPMESVLPEDRPRGQHDRDTLRWAVRGDGTSGFLFVNNHQPHEPLPDHPDTAFNVEFPGVSRALTLPSSPVTVPCGAYFCWPLRIDVAGVRLEWATAQPVCTVGLDGRTVLVLAATEGIAPELALDAGTVASVGAPSGDIADVDGRILVTGLRPGTDALVEVEAVDGGRVGLLVLDAATARTVYRGTAWGAERLVLCADGVVFDGDGVRVHSTAVRPSFAVLPAPEAVVVDGEALTGAADGVFTRYTVQADGPRACDAPVTLVRPAGAAPQPSTGVLERASVPADKYFDTVAAEYRVDVPEDLPDGTLLRLHWTGDVGRAYVGDTLVADQFSSGRVWDIGRLPAGAALSVRVLPLHPDAKVHAPRDARTAAVTRAEWVRGRTWAVGAS